From the Candidatus Zixiibacteriota bacterium genome, the window CTTTGATTCCTCATCCACAAAGGCAAAACTCTCCTCCAGGGTCTGCTGTGTCTCACCGGGATGATTCAGGATAAGATTGGCCACATGAATTATGCCATAGTTATTGAGAAGCCGGCTCATTTTCCGGAAGGAGGCCAGGAATTTATCGGGGGTGCGGGTCTTGTTCATTATTCGGAGCATGGTCGGCGAACAGCTCTCCAATCCGATTTCGATGGCGACTTTGAGCTGTGATAGAAGCTTGATATCCTCCTCATCAAGGTATTCCGGGCGGGTTTCGAACGTAATCCAGTAAGATGGTTTGAGGTCGATCAGTCTCCGGAAGAATTCTTTACGCCAAGAAGGGCGGACTCCGAAACAGGCGTCACCGATAGCGATGGCATAAGCACGGTTATGCTCCGCGCCGAGTTGTATCTGTTCAATCGCTGCCTCCGGAGAATAAGGCCGCCAATGGTGATCCTTGAGCGATTCCATGCAAAAACTGCAGGAAAAGGGACAGCCACGGGAAAGATAGATGGCCAGATCGCCGACACCATCGGGAAAGGCATCTTTTACGATCGGGTCGGAGAGTTCCCAATTGATATCGACAAACTGCTCCGGATAAAGAGTTGGGGAGTCCACGATTTTGGTTTCTGCGGGTCTTCCGGCCGTGGAGAGAGATTGGGCAATGTCGCGCATGGCCAGTTCCCCCTCGCCGCGGATTACATAATCGATTATCCTGTCTTTGCTGAAGAAATCACCCGGACGGGCCGAGGGATGATAGCCGCCGACGACCATAAGACAATTGGGATAGAGCTCGCGGGCGATCCGGGCGACGGCGATCGTGGCTTTGTATGACAGGCTGGTCCAGCAGGAAAGAGCCAGAATATCGAAACGGCGAGTCGCAAGATATTCCCTTACCTTCCGCTCGAACCGTTTGGTTTGCACATTGCTGGCAGGGCGGGCGATACTTATTTCAAAATCCGCATATTCCACCGGATAAAACTGTGCCAGATAAGAGGCCAGGAGGAGTTGTGAGGACTTAATTTTGACCTTATCCCAGGCGGTCGGATAATTATAACTTGATGGGTAAACAAGCAGCATGGACGGCATAGCCAACTCTCTCCTCAGGTGTTCCGACTGTTATCCGCCGGCAAAATACATCAATCTCACGGCCAATATCGTAACAAATATAAGCTCGAAGCGTAAAACAGTCAATGCCTAACCGGATTGTGACAGGGAAAGGAAAGTTGATTTTATCTGTCCTGCGGGAATCAGTTGACAAATTCGTTGCATCTTGATATTGTTGCTTTTGGCCAACTGAGAAGGATAAGGGTATGAATTGTATAGTCTGCAATGAGCCGATGGTAGTTCTGGAACTGGATGAAGTCGAAATCGACCATTGTCTTGCCTGCGGCGGCACCTGGCTTGATTCCGGTGAACTGGAGGCGATTCTCGAAAATCCGCGGGAGGTCAGGGAGATGCTGGGAGAAATGGCGAAGGGAGCCGCGCATAAACGGAGCGATCGTAACTGCCCCATTTGCCTGAAAAAGATGGAATATGTAACGGTCGGGAAATCGGTGGAAGTCCGCCTGGATAAATGCCCGCAAGGACATGGTTTATGGTTTGATAAAGGAGAGCTGGAGCAGATTCTGCATTTGTTCGATACCGACCGCCATAGCAAGGTGCACGGTTTATTGAGAGAGATGTTCAAGAATAAGTAAATAGTGGAAAGGAAGGTAGCGATGTCATCATTGCTTATTATTCTGGGTCTGTTGGTCGTGCTGGTTTTTGTTCTGATCGGCATGTACAACACGCTGGTACGGCTTCGCAATCAGGTGAAGAATGCCTGGTCGCAGATTGATGTCCAATTAAAACGGCGACACGATTTGATACCGAATCTGATGGAAACGGTCAAAGGTTATATGGTGCATGAGCGGACGACGCTGGAAAATATCACGGCGGCCCGCAGCCGGGCGATGAGCGCCGAGACGGTCGGCGACAAAGCCAAGGCCGAGGGGGAACTGAGCGGCGCCATGAGTAAGTTTTTCCTGGTCGTCGAAAATTATCCCGACCTGAAGGCCAACCAGAATTTCCTGGCTCTGCAGGAAGAGTTGACCTCGACCGAGAACAAGATTGCTTTTTCGCGGCAGGCATACAATGATCAAGTCCTGTACTATAACAACAAGATTCAGATGTTTCCCTCCAGTGTGATTGCCGGGATGTTTGGATTCCAGCAGTCGGAATTCTTTGAGGTGGAGGACAAAGGGGAGCGTGAAGCCCCGAAGGTCAGTTTTTCCTAAACCCATTGAATAGAATGAGGTTTTTTATAGTGATGAAATGGGCGCTTGAGAGGAAGACAGCGGCATGTGGGAATTAATTCAACAGAATAGGACCAAATCGCTGGTTTTATTTGTACTGATGGGGTGCTGCCTGGTGCTCCTGGGGTACTTCATTGGCGCCGCCTATATGCCCAAGAACGGCGGCGCAGCAGGAATCACCATTGCGCTGGCGCTATGGCTGGTGCTGTCGCTGATCAGTTTTTTTGCCGGGGATTCGATTGTGCTCTCCAGCAGCGGCGCGCGGGAGATAACCCGCGACATTCATCCACAGCTTTTTAATATTGTCGAGGAGATGAAAATCGCCGGGAGTCTTCCGGCGATGCCGAAGATCTATGTCATTGATGAGGCGGCGCCCAATGCCTTCGCCACCGGACGCAAGCCGGAAAAAGCAGCTATTGCGGTCACGACCGGACTTCTCTCGCGCATGAACCGGGATGAACTTCAGGGAGTGATCGCCCACGAAACCTCGCACATTCTCAACCGCGATATTCTGTTCATGACTTTCGCCGGTGTCATGCTGGGGGGGATTGTACTTATATCGGAGGTATTCCTGCACGGGCTCTGGTTTTCGGGCGGGTCGTCGCGACGGTACCGTTCGGGCGATTCCAAGGACGGGGGGCAGGCGATAATCATGATTGTCGCCATCGTCTTTGCCATACTGGCGCCTATCCTGGCCCGGCTTCTCTATTTCGCCATTTCGCGTCGGCGGGAGTATCTGGCGGATGCCTCGGCGGTGAGGTTGACACGCTATCCGGAGGGGCTCGCTTCGGCCCTGGAAAAAATATCCACAAGCTCCGAGGATATGCGGCGTGTGAGCAAAGCGACGGCACCGCTCTATATTGTCAATCCCCTTAAAGCAAAAGGGATGAAGATGGCTGACTGGACCAGCACTCACCCGCCTATTTCGGAACGAATTAGAATCCTGCGGGCCATTTCGCAGGGGGCAAGTCTGATTGCCTATCAGGAAGCCTTTGGTGCGGTCAAGGGAAAAGGTGCACGGGTGATACCGGCCTCGGGTTTGAAAGACACGACGCCGATTCCGATACGTCCGGCTTCCGGTGCGGGAGCGGAGCCATTGAAGAAACCGAAACGGACCGACCTGGGCGATCTTACCCGTGCCATCAACGGTTTTCTCTTTCTGACCTGTCTCTGTGGTCTGAAAATAAAGGTGCCGCCCGATTTCAAGAAAGCGTCACTTCCCTGCCCGCGCTGCGGACGTACCGTCTCCGTCCCGGTCGCCGAACTCGCCACGGTAGGTGCGGTTCTGGATACGGTCACGCAGAGCGCTGCGCAGCCCCTTTCCAATTACACGCGCAAGGGAAGAGGATGGGAGTCATTTGCCTGCGCCTGCGGGAATACGCTTCAGGTGTCACCGACTTCGGAGAGTACTTCTGTCACTTGCGGCAAATGCGGCCGCGAAACAGTCATTAAATAGAGAGAAGATTCATATGTTTTCAATCCCCATCATACTGGGAAGTACCCGTCGCGGGCGGCAAAGCCCCAAGGTGGCACGGTTTATATATGATAGAATGAAAAGGACCGGCAAGATTGAAACGGAGATTCTCGACCTTCTGGAGTACAATCTCCCGATCATGGAAGAGCGTTTGAAGTTTCGTGATGATCCGCCGCCGCGGCTTCAGGAGTTCGCCGACAAGATTATTGGGGCCGATGCCGTTGTCGTTGTCTCGCCGGAGTACAACAGCGGCTATCCGGGTGTACTTAAGAACTGTATCGATTATCTTCAGTCGGAGTGGAAAAGAAAGCCGATAGGAATTGTCTCGGTTTCCGGCGGGCCGTTTGGAGGGCTGAATTGCCTGGCGCAGTTGCGGTTGGTTTTCCTGCAGATGGGTGCATGGCCGATTCCGGTGGGGCTGCCGATTCTGAAAGTGCAGGAGAGTTTTGCCGACGACGGCACACCGGCGGATCCAATATATGAAAAGTCGGCAGCATCTTTCATTGAAGAGCTGCTTTGGTTCACCGAGGCTGTCACCGTGCAGAAAAATAAGTCATTATAGATCAATAACGGGCCGCGGCGGGCGCACCTGACAATGAGTTTCCCCGCAAAAATTGTTTGAGAAAAGACTTGACAGGGCAATGGGCTTGGCCTATATTCTACTTTAGACTAAGAGTTAGACATCAACGAGAATTCATCTCATCATTGCATTGCAGCTATTTTTTTCGTTTTGAGAGAAAAGTATATCAAAAATTTCTTGTAAGGCAGGCCCGATACGGCCCGCTATAGGTCCAGGTTGGGAGTAGCCCGTGAAGGGACCGAGGACAGATGAGCACCGGGCGCTCCCTGTGACAACAACCGACTTGCGACAGACCTTTTGAGAATGCAGCGTTGGCCTTCGGGCGCGGCCTATCAGGGGGCGTCACGGGTTATGATATCCTAAAATCAAACCCTAAGGAGGGACAAGATGAAACGGATCTTGTTAACGAGCGTTTTGCTCACAATTGGGATGCTGGTCATGGCGGCGATGGTCACGGCCGGGGTACCAAGCTTAATCAATTACCAGGGGCGACTGACCAATTCCTCGGGCAATCCGCTGGACACGACGGTATCAATTACATTTTCCATCTACACGGATTCAGTCGGCGGGGTGGCAATCTGGTCTGAAACATATCCGGCCGTGAACGTGGCCAACGGCTTGTTCACGGTCAAACTTGGGTCAATGAGCCCCGGTAACTGGGATGAAAATCTATTCCTCCACAGTTATCCTCCCGGCAGATGGCTGGGGATCAAAGTAGGGGGGAATGCCGAAATGGCCGCGCGATCCATGTTTACCACGACACCCTTTGCGGTGCAGGCAAGTTGTGTCGACGGTTTCAATCCGGGGAGCCAGAATGTTGATTCGGGAGAATTCACATTTGTTGCCGGCGATAGCAACACTGTCTTAGGTGACTATGGATCGATTGCCGGGGGATACGGCAACTTAGTGAGCGCCGCTATTAGTCCTGACACTACTGTTGATACTACCATTCCCCCTCCGAGTCCTAGTTTCGAGCAGGCTATTGAATTCCCGATTACGGATCTGTTCCACCCCCCTGCGAATTGTGACAGCCCGACAGGCATAGTGGTAGGCGGCAAGAATAACTCGGCTACATTCGTAGGCAGCGGCGTTGGCTGGGGCGCGTGCAACAAGGCACTAAGCAATTTTGCAGCTATTGTAGGCGGCTGCAATAATGTTGTGGCTGCGCAATACTCCTTTATCGGCGGTGGTTATCATAATCATATAGCTGCTAACCCCAATAATTCCGGATTCCAGACGATTGCGGGAGGGCTCGAAAATACTTCAAATGGTGCTTGGTCGACTATTGGGGGAGGCGTTCGAAATATCGCGGGATCCCCCGGCGGTACGCCCTCATACTCCACAATTAGTGGCGGAAGAGAAAATCAGGCACTTGGGCTTTTCTCGGCAATAGGCGGTGGATATAACAACCGTGCAACAGCGTATGCTTCAACTATACCCGGTGGATCGAACAATGAAGCGGCAGCATGGTTTTCAATTGCACTCGGCGGAGCTTTTAATAAAGCAGCGGGGAACTACTCCTATGCTG encodes:
- a CDS encoding radical SAM protein, which translates into the protein MPSMLLVYPSSYNYPTAWDKVKIKSSQLLLASYLAQFYPVEYADFEISIARPASNVQTKRFERKVREYLATRRFDILALSCWTSLSYKATIAVARIARELYPNCLMVVGGYHPSARPGDFFSKDRIIDYVIRGEGELAMRDIAQSLSTAGRPAETKIVDSPTLYPEQFVDINWELSDPIVKDAFPDGVGDLAIYLSRGCPFSCSFCMESLKDHHWRPYSPEAAIEQIQLGAEHNRAYAIAIGDACFGVRPSWRKEFFRRLIDLKPSYWITFETRPEYLDEEDIKLLSQLKVAIEIGLESCSPTMLRIMNKTRTPDKFLASFRKMSRLLNNYGIIHVANLILNHPGETQQTLEESFAFVDEESKINQSSLIWACHDYMHFPGSDIDRRQEFYEQEYGTVFLHPNWWHEDEDILGTSRNIYPSRDLTGERARLWRQMYNERERRLKDCLTDAAFKFGADSFFPRWRDDPRFGTL
- a CDS encoding zf-TFIIB domain-containing protein, with the protein product MNCIVCNEPMVVLELDEVEIDHCLACGGTWLDSGELEAILENPREVREMLGEMAKGAAHKRSDRNCPICLKKMEYVTVGKSVEVRLDKCPQGHGLWFDKGELEQILHLFDTDRHSKVHGLLREMFKNK
- a CDS encoding LemA family protein, coding for MSSLLIILGLLVVLVFVLIGMYNTLVRLRNQVKNAWSQIDVQLKRRHDLIPNLMETVKGYMVHERTTLENITAARSRAMSAETVGDKAKAEGELSGAMSKFFLVVENYPDLKANQNFLALQEELTSTENKIAFSRQAYNDQVLYYNNKIQMFPSSVIAGMFGFQQSEFFEVEDKGEREAPKVSFS
- a CDS encoding M48 family metallopeptidase, which codes for MWELIQQNRTKSLVLFVLMGCCLVLLGYFIGAAYMPKNGGAAGITIALALWLVLSLISFFAGDSIVLSSSGAREITRDIHPQLFNIVEEMKIAGSLPAMPKIYVIDEAAPNAFATGRKPEKAAIAVTTGLLSRMNRDELQGVIAHETSHILNRDILFMTFAGVMLGGIVLISEVFLHGLWFSGGSSRRYRSGDSKDGGQAIIMIVAIVFAILAPILARLLYFAISRRREYLADASAVRLTRYPEGLASALEKISTSSEDMRRVSKATAPLYIVNPLKAKGMKMADWTSTHPPISERIRILRAISQGASLIAYQEAFGAVKGKGARVIPASGLKDTTPIPIRPASGAGAEPLKKPKRTDLGDLTRAINGFLFLTCLCGLKIKVPPDFKKASLPCPRCGRTVSVPVAELATVGAVLDTVTQSAAQPLSNYTRKGRGWESFACACGNTLQVSPTSESTSVTCGKCGRETVIK
- a CDS encoding NAD(P)H-dependent oxidoreductase, producing the protein MFSIPIILGSTRRGRQSPKVARFIYDRMKRTGKIETEILDLLEYNLPIMEERLKFRDDPPPRLQEFADKIIGADAVVVVSPEYNSGYPGVLKNCIDYLQSEWKRKPIGIVSVSGGPFGGLNCLAQLRLVFLQMGAWPIPVGLPILKVQESFADDGTPADPIYEKSAASFIEELLWFTEAVTVQKNKSL